The window ATTATCAAGACAACTAATGCAGTCACAATGTTACTAAGGAAAGAGGAATCAGGGCGGACCCAGAGATACAAAGATGAAGCAAAGTGTAGCATGAAGTTGAGGgaactataaataaacaaatagcAAGGGAAGGTAGAAAATGAGCTGCATAGAGGTCACTGAGCTCCATGGAAGTCAGTAATAGACCCAAATCCATAGAACAGTCACTGTCAAAATGACAATATCCAAAAAGAGAAGTCTACATAGCTGATCTGAAAATAATTACTCGTCGAAAAATCAACTGTAACCATTACTTCTGAAGAAGTAATGGTTACAGAAGTCATTACTTCTGAAGAAGTATATCTGAACTTTGAACTGGCATTACTTCTGAAGAAGTAATGGTTACAGAAGTCATTACTTCTGAAGAAGTATATCTGAACTTTGAACTGGCATTACTTTTGAAGAAGTAATGACAGTTCAAAGTTCAGatatactaaaaataaacaGAAAACAAGTGAAACAGGTTTACAACACTAGGACTCTAGGTTATGCAGTTAGTTTGTCTGAGAACAAAATGATTTGCTTACAGTCCCTACTCCTCGAATGATACTTGTAACCAGTAGATCGGCGTTTAAATCTTGCCATTGtagaagaaaataaaaactttacataattaACTAATAAGGTAGTTGAGATATTTAGTTTCTATATAAGAAGAAAAAGTCTTAGACTAGTCTGGAAGTAAATCGGATAAACTGCCTGTTGTTAGATGTTTAGTTGTATAGCTCTACCAAGGTCATATACAAGGTTAAAAATAAAGAAGTATGGCCAACTACTCTAAGCTCATTCAACCACAAAAAAACAGCACTATCATCACATTAATAGGAACTTACCTTCTGTATAGATGTCAGCATAAACTGCTCTGGCAATTACCCAGGTAGCTCCAGCAGTAGCACATACTCGCTGCCAAAGAGAAAGATATAACTGTGACAACTACATCTAACTGGCTCTACCATAATCCTAATAACCAACTAACTACCGGAAAGAGCTGTTTCTAAACAATTGAGCAAAGGCTAAGCATTTTCTGAGACGACCATAGCTCACTAGAAAATTCCACCAGCTACAAGCTTTGCTCATCATCCGCTCCTGCTCAGCAAAGATCTGCATTTCAGCCATACTAAACATGGACATAGAGTGAATCATctcaatttttattgtttatggaTAGCTGTATTTAGTGTGAAACAAAGCCACTTGGAAGATGGTATCTTCTCTAGTTTACCCAATTGACAGATTTATTTGCAGCAAAATGTTAGTTGAAAATAACATAACGTCACAACGAAATCATGGTTCACACTCTACATATGAAGTAGAACACTAACTGGAAATTCAAGTCCACCGAGAAGCACAGTAACAGCATAGAATGGAAAATGCTCGAGGTAGTCCATATGAGCCCTCATGATGCGGTTGAAGACAGGATTCTCATTGCTGAACATAGTGGGTGCCTGCAAAGAATACCAAATATGCATTTACTATCCCGCAACAGTCACAATAAGGTGGAGATCTGTTCTTACATGATTCTACACCTTGGTATGATAAGTCTAGGTTCATGGAACAGATAAAATTATGTTTCATAACATTGAATGAtcctaaaagtaaaataaaacaacaagtaAAAGCAGAATTATGGCTAAGAAAGAATTACAAGATCCTGTTTGAAGTATTTATATTTTCCATGCAGATAACTTGTATGGCAAATGAACTCAGTTACAAATTAGAAAGATAAGGTAAACATTTAGTAAACTATGCTAATAGCAAACCAAAGTGTAAGCGTATGACTACCTGAATGCCGTAATCCTTTCGCGCTTTCGTCACCCTGAATGCAAGACGAGCATTTAAAAAACTCCCTCCAGCGA of the Watersipora subatra chromosome 4, tzWatSuba1.1, whole genome shotgun sequence genome contains:
- the LOC137394796 gene encoding glutathione S-transferase 3, mitochondrial-like — its product is MSHLKVQDLLPKDYGYVVLAVAGGSFLNARLAFRVTKARKDYGIQAPTMFSNENPVFNRIMRAHMDYLEHFPFYAVTVLLGGLEFPRVCATAGATWVIARAVYADIYTEDPSKRFKEFIPPALAQIVVIGCTVIFGLRQTGILDSLPDLISK